A genomic window from Canis aureus isolate CA01 chromosome 2, VMU_Caureus_v.1.0, whole genome shotgun sequence includes:
- the UBE2K gene encoding ubiquitin-conjugating enzyme E2 K isoform X3, whose protein sequence is MTLRTVLLSLQALLAAAEPDDPQDAVVANQYKQNPEMFKQTARLWAHVYAGAPVSSPEYTKKIENLCAMGFDRNAVIVALSSKSWDVETATELLLSN, encoded by the exons ATGACTCTCCGCACGGTATTATTGTCATTGCAAGCCCTTTTGGCAGCTGCAGAACCGGATGATCCACAAGATGCAGTAGTAGCAAATCAG taCAAACAAAATCCCGAAATGTTCAAACAGACAGCTCGACTTTGGGCACATGTGTATGCTGGTGCACCAGTTTCTAGTCCAGAATacaccaaaaaaatagaaaacctatgTGCTATGGGCTTTGATAGG AATGCGGTAATAGTGGCCTTGTCTTCAAAATCATGGGATGTAGAGACTGCAACAGAATTGCTTCTGAgtaactga